The Microbacterium horticulturae genome has a window encoding:
- a CDS encoding carbohydrate ABC transporter permease: MTASLTVRERGTRRAPGGTRTAGARLAGRRQRPGLWFALPAAALLLIFFAYPLATSLLQSFFSTKGGESTFVGLDQYARLFRDPLVLKSLGTALLILVVQVPIMIALAVGLAYILNQAWVRFRSGFRLIIFLPAITTLVAYSVVFRVMMTTDGGALNQILGVFGAGPIDWLNNEWWARVAVIASITWRWTGYNMVIILAGLQAIPAELYEAARIDGAGRWQTFWHIVVPQLRPVLIFTIVTSTIGALQLFDENFILTGGGPNNATLTPVLYLYKVGFQQFDFGYADAIAWMLVVLTAIIAVIQFRVLREKP; the protein is encoded by the coding sequence ATGACGGCGTCACTGACCGTTCGGGAGCGCGGGACGCGCCGCGCTCCCGGCGGTACCCGCACCGCCGGAGCCCGGCTCGCGGGGCGACGGCAGCGTCCGGGCCTCTGGTTCGCGCTGCCGGCCGCGGCCCTGCTGCTCATCTTCTTCGCGTACCCGCTGGCAACGTCGTTGCTGCAGAGCTTCTTCAGCACGAAGGGCGGCGAGTCCACTTTCGTCGGGCTTGACCAGTACGCGCGACTGTTCCGCGACCCGCTCGTGCTGAAGAGTCTGGGTACGGCACTGCTGATCCTCGTGGTGCAGGTGCCGATCATGATCGCCCTGGCGGTCGGACTCGCGTACATTCTCAACCAAGCATGGGTGCGCTTCCGCTCCGGCTTCCGGCTCATCATCTTCCTGCCGGCGATCACGACGCTGGTCGCCTACTCGGTGGTCTTCCGGGTCATGATGACGACCGACGGCGGGGCACTGAACCAGATCCTCGGCGTGTTCGGCGCCGGCCCCATCGACTGGCTCAACAACGAGTGGTGGGCCCGGGTCGCCGTGATCGCGTCGATCACGTGGCGCTGGACCGGCTACAACATGGTGATCATCCTCGCGGGCCTGCAGGCGATCCCCGCCGAGCTGTATGAGGCGGCGCGCATCGATGGCGCCGGCCGCTGGCAGACGTTCTGGCACATCGTGGTTCCCCAGCTGCGGCCGGTGCTCATCTTCACCATCGTCACCTCGACGATCGGGGCACTGCAGCTGTTCGACGAGAACTTCATCCTCACCGGCGGCGGACCCAACAACGCCACCCTCACACCGGTGCTGTACCTCTACAAGGTCGGCTTCCAGCAGTTCGACTTCGGCTACGCCGACGCGATCGCCTGGATGCTGGTCGTCCTGACCGCCATCATCGCGGTCATCCAGTTCCGCGTCCTCCGGGAGAAGCCCTGA
- a CDS encoding carbohydrate ABC transporter permease has product MTTELIVTGRARRRGIPSRRRHEPLLRRIALRSPVYLVLVVASVLSLIPFAWMVIASTHKTSDLFVTPLPLLPGGEFWQNLGRLQESVGFGQVMINSVLVAVLYTVFSSIISVMCGYGLATYRFRGRGVLMGVILVTMMIPMQVLLVPLFQMMASAGWIDSYQALIIPFLANAFGIFLMRQGFLDFPTTLIEAARIDGASELRTFYRIVLPVARPQIAALIIYTFISQWNSFIWPLLMLNSEDKYTIPVALNTMIGLSRVDYSGLMLGSLLATLPLFLLFLVFQKQFVAGLLGGAVKG; this is encoded by the coding sequence ATGACCACCGAGCTCATCGTCACCGGTCGCGCCCGACGCCGCGGCATCCCGTCGCGCCGCAGGCACGAGCCACTCCTGCGTCGGATCGCCCTACGCAGCCCCGTCTACCTCGTCCTCGTCGTCGCGAGCGTGCTCTCACTGATCCCGTTCGCGTGGATGGTGATCGCCTCCACGCACAAGACAAGCGACCTGTTCGTCACCCCCCTGCCACTGTTGCCCGGCGGCGAGTTCTGGCAGAACCTCGGCCGGCTGCAAGAGTCGGTGGGCTTCGGCCAGGTGATGATCAACAGTGTGCTGGTGGCAGTGCTGTACACCGTGTTCAGCTCGATCATCAGCGTCATGTGCGGGTACGGGCTGGCCACGTACCGGTTCCGCGGTCGCGGCGTGCTCATGGGCGTCATCCTCGTCACGATGATGATCCCCATGCAGGTGCTGCTCGTGCCACTTTTCCAGATGATGGCCAGCGCCGGGTGGATCGACTCGTACCAAGCGCTGATCATTCCGTTCCTGGCCAATGCGTTCGGCATCTTCCTGATGCGACAGGGGTTCCTCGACTTCCCCACCACACTCATCGAGGCGGCGCGCATCGATGGCGCATCCGAGCTGCGCACGTTCTACCGCATCGTGCTGCCGGTCGCGCGTCCGCAGATCGCGGCGCTCATCATCTACACGTTCATCAGCCAGTGGAACTCGTTCATCTGGCCGCTGCTGATGCTCAACAGCGAAGACAAGTACACGATCCCGGTCGCGCTGAACACGATGATCGGCCTGAGCCGCGTCGACTACTCGGGCCTTATGCTCGGTTCGCTCCTGGCGACGCTTCCGCTGTTCCTCCTGTTCCTGGTCTTCCAGAAGCAGTTCGTCGCGGGTCTGCTCGGCGGGGCCGTCAAAGGATGA